In the genome of Vicia villosa cultivar HV-30 ecotype Madison, WI linkage group LG7, Vvil1.0, whole genome shotgun sequence, one region contains:
- the LOC131618742 gene encoding uncharacterized protein LOC131618742, with protein sequence MCDASDYVVGAVLGQRKDKKLHAIYYASRTLDPAQMNYATIEKELLDVVFVLDKFRSYLIGAKIIVYTDHAAIKCLLAKQEAKPRLLRWILLLQEFDLEIKDKKGIENVVADHLSRMEGIKTEETPINDDFPYERLIAHLESKSDTLEQPKAQTVKTLSTGTTLPWYADFVNYLAARVLPPDMTYQQKKKFFHDLKQYYWDEPLLFKRGADGIFHRCVPEEEIESIIHHCHDDPYGGHSSTSKTCAKILQAGLFWPNLWKDVHMAVRNCDRCQHTGNISRRDEMPQKGILEVEIFDVWGINFMGPFPSSFSNNYILVAVDYVSKWIEAVASPTNDAQVVIKLFKNIIFPRFGVPRLVISDGGSHFVSRIFEKLLVKYRVRHRVATPYHPQTSGQFEVSNRQIKQILERTVSTSRKDWSTKLHEALWAYRTAYKTPIGTTPFKLAYGKSCHLSVELEHKAYWAIKTLNLSYTVVGERRLLDINE encoded by the coding sequence ATGTGTGATGCAAGCGACTATGTTGTAGGAGctgtcttaggccaaaggaaagaTAAGAAACTCCACGCAATATATTATGCAAGTAGGACCCTAGACCCTGCGCAAATGAATTACGCCACAATTGAAAAGGAACTCCTGGACGTGGTCTTCGTGTTAGATAAGTTTCGTTCCTATTTAATAGGAGCAAAGATAATAGTTTACACCGACCATGCAGCCATTAAGTGTCTACTAGCTAAACAAGAAGCAAAACCTAGACTATTAAGGTGGATCCTACTACTAcaagaatttgatttggaaatcaaagataaaaagggaatCGAAAACGTTGTAGCCGACCATTTATCTAGGATGGAAGGTATTAAGACAGAAGAAACACCAATCaatgatgatttcccttatgaacgcTTAATTGCACATTTAGAATCCAAAAGCGACACATTGGAACAACCAAAAGCGCAAACCGTTAAAACACTAAGCACTGGAACCACACTGCCATGGTATGCCGATTTCGTCAATTACCTAGCTGCAAGAGTGCTTCCGCCCGACATGACttatcaacaaaagaagaagttcttccatgacCTTAAACAGTATTATTGGGATGAACCCCTACTATTCAAGAGAGGCGCTGATGGGATATTCCACCGATGTGTTCCGGAAGAAGAAATAGAAAGCATAATACATCATTGCCATGATGACCCCTATGGTGGGCATTCTAGCACATCAAAGACATGCGCTAAGATTCTGCAGGCAGGTCTCttttggcccaacctgtggaaggaTGTCCACATGGCTGTTAGAAACTGTGATCGATGTCAGCACACTGGAAACATATCTAGAcgagatgaaatgcctcaaaagggcattttagaagtagaaatctTTGATGTGTGGGGAATCAATTTTATGGGACCTTTCCCATCTTCTTTCAGTAATAACTACATACTTGTCGCAGTCGATTACGTatctaaatggatagaagctgtaGCCTCACCCACAAACGATGCACAAGTAGTTATTAAGctattcaaaaatataatctTTCCAAGATTTGGTGTACCAAGATTAGTCATTAGCGACGGAGGATCCCACTTCGTATCTAGAATTTTCGAAAAACTCTTAGTGAAATATAGAGTCCGACACCGTGTAGCAACGCCCTATCACCCACAAACTAGTGGACAATTTGAAGTCTCGAATAGACAAATTAAGCAAATACTTGAAAGGACTGTTTCCacatctaggaaggattggtcaactaAGTTACACGAAGCATTATGGGCGTATAGAACCGCCTACAAGACACCAATAGGAACCACACCCTTCAAATTAGCATACGGTAAATCTTGTCATCTATCGGTGGAACTAGAGCATAAAGCCTACTGGGCAATAAAAACCTTAAACCTAAGTTACACCGTCGTAGGCGAAAGAAGGCTTTTGGATATCAACGAGTAG